One Tamlana carrageenivorans genomic region harbors:
- a CDS encoding alpha-E domain-containing protein, protein MLARVANNLFWMGRYIERSEHVARFLRVNYFSSLDAPDELSQSRQFVLRSIMYMSANEIIDSDIILEEEEVLYNVGLNIDSPYSIVNGFINAHENARSARDLISTELFEAVNRVKHAIKGYPVEKLVKSQLYDFTTIVSNATSDIKSKIQSTLLHDEVYAIIMLGINIERGLQVARIINSKVSDASTVKKIYGDLVDGNYQWVTLLKCVLAYDMMRRSYKKAPERTNTLEFLILNAKCPRSIKNSLNQMNKYICMISKQHEKPVNSAAFLIGKMTSQFKYKLIEEIDDNLEEFTAELIDKLANIAVKLEEDYFDISHTLDVKAKA, encoded by the coding sequence ATGTTAGCAAGAGTAGCAAATAATTTGTTTTGGATGGGGAGGTATATTGAACGATCTGAACATGTAGCGCGTTTTTTAAGAGTTAATTATTTTTCATCGTTGGACGCTCCCGACGAATTATCACAGTCTAGGCAATTTGTTCTACGCTCTATAATGTATATGTCGGCTAACGAAATTATCGATTCTGATATTATTTTAGAAGAAGAAGAAGTTCTGTATAATGTTGGATTAAATATAGATTCCCCTTATTCAATAGTAAATGGTTTTATTAATGCCCACGAAAATGCAAGAAGCGCTAGAGACCTTATTTCAACAGAGTTATTTGAAGCCGTTAACCGTGTTAAACATGCTATAAAAGGATATCCTGTTGAAAAATTGGTAAAAAGTCAATTATACGATTTCACCACCATTGTAAGTAATGCCACATCGGATATTAAAAGTAAAATACAAAGTACACTCTTACATGATGAAGTTTACGCCATCATTATGCTAGGTATTAATATAGAACGTGGTTTACAGGTGGCGCGTATCATTAACTCCAAAGTAAGTGATGCCAGTACGGTTAAAAAGATTTATGGCGATTTAGTTGATGGCAATTACCAGTGGGTGACTTTATTAAAATGTGTTTTAGCATACGATATGATGCGTAGAAGCTATAAAAAAGCACCTGAAAGAACTAATACTTTAGAATTTCTAATTTTAAACGCCAAATGTCCACGCTCCATTAAAAACAGTTTAAATCAAATGAATAAATATATTTGTATGATTTCTAAACAACACGAAAAACCTGTTAATTCTGCTGCTTTTTTAATTGGAAAAATGACCTCTCAATTTAAATATAAGTTGATAGAAGAAATAGATGATAATTTAGAAGAATTTACTGCCGAATTAATTGATAAA
- a CDS encoding DEAD/DEAH box helicase, with translation MSATKAELEERKEGKDLYSYQKGAIDKIFKAFEESPDDYHLLYQLPTGGGKTVIFSEIVRQYLKHHKKKVLVMTHRIELCRQTSKVLTEFGVHNKVVDSKADLSDQADYSCFVAMVETLNNRLNDDKLDISDIGLVIIDEAHYNSFTKLFKFFSQSFILGVTATPLSSSIELPMTDNYDELIVGESIESLIENGFLARAEMFTYNVGLTSLVVGANGDYTVKSSEDLYTDNDMLSKLLQAYEERSKGKKTLIFNNGINTSLHVYDTFRRAGYPIAHLDNTNSKKERAMILKWFKNTPDAILTSVSILTTGFDEPTVDSIILNRATKSLTLYYQMIGRGSRILKNKKTFSVIDLGNNFHRFGPWGEDLDWQRIFKSPTYYLDSILSDEDLESNFRYEMPDDLRAEFSKSKDVYFDIQKTYVDSIRNGESSKVVLERSIEQHAKICIENSEDVYDAIALAKMLGDDIDFRIQRYTKCISKSTYNFVDWLKGDYRKKLNSYLRSNFDEVFEEIHGFPPED, from the coding sequence ATGTCGGCAACAAAAGCGGAATTAGAAGAAAGAAAAGAAGGAAAAGATCTGTATAGCTATCAAAAAGGGGCAATAGATAAAATATTTAAAGCCTTTGAAGAGTCTCCAGATGATTATCATTTGCTATATCAGCTACCTACTGGTGGAGGGAAAACAGTAATTTTCTCTGAAATTGTTAGACAATATTTAAAGCACCATAAGAAAAAGGTTTTGGTCATGACCCACCGTATTGAGTTGTGTCGTCAAACATCGAAAGTGTTAACCGAATTTGGTGTTCATAATAAAGTGGTAGATAGTAAAGCAGATTTAAGTGATCAAGCCGATTACAGTTGCTTTGTAGCCATGGTTGAAACCCTAAACAACCGATTAAACGACGATAAACTTGATATTTCTGATATTGGATTAGTGATTATCGATGAGGCACACTACAATTCGTTTACAAAATTATTTAAATTCTTTAGCCAGTCGTTTATTTTAGGTGTTACCGCAACGCCTTTAAGTTCTAGCATTGAATTGCCAATGACCGATAATTATGATGAACTTATTGTAGGGGAGAGTATAGAGTCTCTAATTGAAAATGGCTTTTTAGCACGTGCCGAAATGTTTACTTATAACGTAGGTTTAACTTCGTTAGTGGTTGGAGCGAATGGTGATTATACGGTGAAATCATCGGAAGACTTGTATACCGACAATGACATGTTATCCAAATTGTTACAAGCTTACGAAGAACGCTCTAAAGGCAAGAAAACTTTAATTTTTAATAATGGTATTAATACCTCTTTACATGTTTATGATACCTTTAGAAGAGCCGGATATCCTATTGCACATTTAGATAATACCAATAGTAAAAAAGAGCGTGCTATGATATTAAAATGGTTTAAAAATACACCAGATGCCATTTTAACTTCGGTAAGTATTTTAACCACTGGTTTTGATGAACCTACCGTTGATAGTATCATCTTAAACAGAGCGACTAAATCCTTAACCCTTTACTATCAAATGATTGGTCGTGGGTCGCGTATATTGAAAAATAAGAAAACCTTTTCTGTAATCGATTTAGGAAATAACTTCCACAGATTTGGTCCTTGGGGTGAAGACCTAGATTGGCAACGTATTTTTAAATCGCCAACTTATTACTTAGATTCTATTTTAAGTGATGAAGATCTAGAGAGTAATTTTAGATATGAAATGCCGGATGACCTACGTGCTGAGTTTAGTAAATCTAAAGATGTGTATTTCGATATTCAAAAAACCTACGTGGATTCTATTAGAAATGGAGAATCTTCAAAAGTAGTATTAGAGCGTTCTATTGAGCAGCATGCTAAAATTTGTATTGAAAACAGTGAAGATGTATACGATGCCATTGCCTTAGCTAAAATGTTAGGCGATGATATCGATTTTAGAATTCAACGTTACACCAAGTGTATTAGTAAAAGTACTTATAACTTTGTAGATTGGTTAAAAGGGGATTATCGAAAAAAGCTAAATTCATATTTACGCTCTAATTTTGATGAAGTTTTTGAAGAAATCCATGGTTTTCCTCCAGAAGATTAA
- a CDS encoding EamA family transporter, translating into MSISRKTILIILSFFAIYVIWGSTYLLNKIAVSNLPPFFLASVRFLTASGLIFIIAKVSKISLKITSKQLKNTAIAGFLFLTFGNGVVVWALKYVDSGFAALEISAQPLVVLLLLRFLQGKRISLMSFFGVVLGFIGIFLLVGQKEILSQDGQILGMATIFACMVSWAYASIFVGKADLPSNHFVNTGYQMLCGGVFLGFISLILNESWSWPSTWQKEVQWSMLGLILFGSLIAFTAFNYLLKTVSPEKVATSTYVNPIIALILGWWVLNEQISLQSICAAFILLTGVYFINSNRKFKLRAHGR; encoded by the coding sequence ATGAGTATATCGCGTAAAACGATTCTTATCATTTTATCCTTTTTTGCCATCTATGTGATATGGGGTTCCACTTATTTACTCAATAAAATAGCTGTAAGCAATTTACCACCTTTTTTTTTAGCCTCAGTTCGTTTTTTAACGGCTAGTGGCTTAATTTTCATTATAGCTAAAGTTTCTAAAATAAGTTTAAAAATTACTTCCAAACAGCTTAAAAATACGGCTATAGCTGGTTTTTTGTTTTTAACCTTTGGTAACGGTGTTGTTGTTTGGGCCTTAAAATACGTCGATAGTGGTTTTGCTGCTTTAGAGATCTCTGCCCAGCCCTTGGTAGTGCTATTGCTTTTACGTTTCCTTCAAGGTAAACGCATTTCACTCATGTCTTTTTTTGGCGTGGTATTAGGTTTTATAGGCATCTTTTTATTGGTCGGGCAAAAAGAAATATTGAGTCAAGATGGGCAAATTTTAGGCATGGCAACCATTTTTGCTTGTATGGTTAGTTGGGCTTATGCCAGTATTTTTGTGGGCAAAGCCGATTTGCCTAGTAATCATTTTGTAAACACAGGCTATCAAATGTTATGTGGTGGTGTTTTTCTGGGTTTCATCAGTCTTATTTTAAATGAATCTTGGTCTTGGCCTAGTACTTGGCAAAAGGAAGTACAATGGTCTATGTTAGGCCTAATTTTATTTGGAAGCCTTATTGCCTTTACAGCATTTAATTATCTTTTAAAAACGGTTTCTCCTGAAAAAGTAGCAACTTCAACCTACGTTAATCCTATTATAGCTTTGATTTTAGGGTGGTGGGTTTTGAATGAACAAATTTCACTGCAATCTATATGTGCAGCGTTTATTTTACTTACTGGGGTGTATTTCATAAATTCTAATAGAAAATTTAAATTAAGAGCTCATGGACGTTAG
- a CDS encoding glycosyltransferase family 9 protein, translating to MKALTKRVGASYVEPQKGDLHIKNIKKILIIRPNHRLGNQLLLTPLVQEVIRTFPESHVDLFVKGGVAHPVFEKYKEISQIIKLPKKPWSNLYKYIKCWISIKSRTYDLVINADKNSSSGRLLTALAQAKFKIFGDVDESIINKYEDYKHISKYPIYNLRHYLTVLGVENTNKNMPLLDIKLSDIEISKGKKMLDNITNNNNNNNNKKTICIYTNATGNKCYSETWWETFYARLQKEYPEFNIIEMLPIENISRINFKAVHFYSEDIREMASIIRNTSVFIAADNGVMHLASASLTPTVGFFSVTHVEIYKPYGNGSVALHTNKTNIEDWITTIDKILKKDRKK from the coding sequence ATGAAAGCCCTAACAAAACGTGTTGGGGCATCGTATGTAGAGCCTCAAAAGGGTGACCTTCATATTAAGAATATCAAAAAAATTTTAATAATACGTCCCAACCATAGATTAGGCAATCAATTACTTTTAACTCCTTTAGTTCAGGAAGTTATTCGCACTTTTCCCGAGAGTCATGTGGATCTTTTTGTAAAAGGAGGTGTGGCACATCCGGTATTTGAGAAATATAAAGAAATTTCGCAAATCATCAAGCTTCCTAAAAAACCTTGGAGTAATCTTTATAAATATATAAAATGTTGGATTTCTATTAAAAGTAGAACTTATGATTTAGTAATCAATGCTGATAAAAACTCATCTTCAGGAAGGTTATTAACAGCACTAGCTCAAGCAAAATTTAAAATTTTTGGCGATGTTGATGAAAGTATCATTAATAAATATGAGGATTATAAGCACATATCAAAATATCCCATCTACAATTTGAGACATTATTTAACCGTGTTAGGCGTTGAAAATACCAATAAAAATATGCCTCTATTGGATATCAAACTAAGTGATATTGAAATTTCTAAAGGAAAAAAGATGTTAGACAACATCACTAATAATAATAATAATAATAATAATAAGAAAACCATTTGTATTTATACCAACGCTACTGGAAACAAATGCTATTCTGAAACTTGGTGGGAAACCTTTTATGCAAGATTACAAAAGGAATACCCTGAGTTTAATATCATTGAAATGCTTCCCATAGAAAATATTTCAAGAATAAATTTTAAAGCAGTTCATTTTTATAGTGAAGATATTCGTGAAATGGCGAGTATTATTAGAAATACCAGTGTTTTTATAGCAGCAGATAACGGTGTTATGCACTTGGCAAGTGCTTCTTTAACTCCAACAGTTGGTTTTTTCTCGGTAACCCATGTAGAAATTTATAAGCCATATGGCAATGGGAGCGTAGCACTTCATACCAATAAGACAAACATCGAAGATTGGATCACTACTATCGACAAGATTTTAAAAAAAGATCGAAAGAAATAA
- a CDS encoding DMT family transporter codes for MDVRNAIKYMLISTLAFTCMNAIVKYLTHYDAFQIVFFRSLSSLFFTFGFLWKHKIPIFGNKRKLLVLRGIVGVTSMALFFMSTKYLPIGTAVSLRYMAPIFAAVFAVLLLKEKVKAIQWLFFLGAFIGVVILKGFDATLDPYGLLLIFISALFSGLVYVVISKIGKADHPVVVVNYFMVISTIIGGTVALFNWTNPVGIEWLMLFALGVFGYFGQVYMTKAFQIAATNQVAPLKYLEVIFTVMFGAFIFGEVYTIWSLLGITMIIVALALNALYKSKK; via the coding sequence ATGGACGTTAGAAACGCGATAAAATATATGTTAATAAGCACATTAGCTTTTACATGTATGAATGCCATCGTAAAATATTTAACACATTATGATGCGTTTCAAATAGTATTTTTTAGATCCTTGAGTTCCTTGTTTTTTACTTTTGGATTCCTATGGAAGCATAAAATTCCTATTTTCGGGAATAAAAGAAAACTATTAGTTTTAAGAGGTATTGTTGGGGTAACTTCCATGGCCTTATTTTTTATGTCAACCAAATACCTTCCTATAGGAACAGCGGTTTCATTACGCTATATGGCACCAATTTTCGCTGCCGTTTTTGCTGTACTACTGCTAAAAGAAAAGGTAAAAGCCATACAATGGCTCTTTTTTCTTGGAGCCTTTATTGGTGTAGTGATTTTAAAAGGATTTGACGCCACCTTAGATCCTTATGGCTTATTACTCATTTTTATTTCTGCGCTCTTTAGTGGTTTAGTTTACGTGGTTATTAGTAAAATAGGGAAAGCAGACCATCCGGTGGTTGTAGTAAACTATTTTATGGTTATTTCAACTATTATTGGAGGTACTGTCGCCTTGTTTAATTGGACTAACCCTGTAGGAATTGAATGGCTTATGTTATTTGCCTTAGGTGTTTTTGGTTATTTCGGACAAGTATATATGACTAAAGCTTTTCAAATAGCTGCTACAAATCAAGTTGCGCCGTTAAAATATTTAGAAGTTATTTTTACAGTAATGTTTGGTGCTTTTATTTTCGGTGAGGTGTATACTATATGGAGCCTATTAGGTATTACAATGATAATTGTTGCTTTAGCTTTAAATGCCTTATATAAAAGTAAAAAGTAA
- a CDS encoding circularly permuted type 2 ATP-grasp protein: MKDPLNLPLFSSYEFDSRFYDELFAKRDDIRGIYKTLFELFGTYSVSEFNRLNIQAKDSFFNSGITFQVYGENEVNEKIFPFDLFPRIIDHEEWETIETGVLQRSKALNLFLWDVYHDQKIIKQGIVPKSLIDSSVNFLPEMINFDPPEGVYNHISGTDLIKHSDGQYYVLEDNIRCPSGVSYVIGNRGAVKHALFGVFNQYKTHTVVNYGSKLLETMQSVKPTGVDNPVCVILTPGVYNSAYYEHCFLAKQMGILLVEGRDLFVENDFVYMKTIYGIEKVDVIYRRVDDLYIDPLVFKADSLLGVPGLFSVYLKGNVALVNAPGTGVADDKAIYTYMPEIIKYYLDEDPILNNVHTYHCSRKNELNYVLENIDKLVVKPVDESGGYGISIGNKLTKDEIEKVKENIKKDPRKYIAQPIMSLSTHPTYIDDNESFESRHVDLRTFTLLGKDINFVLKGGLTRVALKKGNLVVNSSQGGGSKDTWVLKK; encoded by the coding sequence TTGAAAGACCCACTTAACCTTCCATTATTTTCATCATACGAGTTTGATTCTAGGTTTTATGATGAATTATTTGCTAAAAGAGATGATATCAGAGGCATATACAAAACTTTATTTGAACTTTTTGGGACTTACTCCGTATCAGAGTTTAATAGACTAAATATTCAAGCGAAGGATTCTTTTTTTAATTCAGGAATTACATTTCAAGTTTATGGTGAAAATGAAGTAAATGAAAAGATATTCCCTTTCGATTTATTTCCTCGAATTATTGATCATGAAGAATGGGAAACTATAGAAACAGGAGTTTTACAGCGTAGCAAAGCGTTAAATCTTTTCCTTTGGGATGTTTATCACGATCAAAAAATTATAAAACAAGGTATTGTTCCTAAATCCCTAATTGATTCGTCTGTTAACTTTTTACCAGAAATGATCAATTTTGATCCCCCTGAAGGCGTTTATAATCACATTTCTGGAACAGATTTAATCAAGCATTCTGATGGGCAATATTATGTTTTAGAAGATAATATTCGTTGCCCTTCTGGGGTGAGCTATGTTATTGGAAATCGCGGCGCTGTAAAACATGCCCTATTTGGCGTATTTAACCAGTATAAAACACATACGGTGGTCAATTATGGTTCTAAACTATTAGAAACGATGCAGTCTGTAAAACCAACAGGGGTAGATAATCCTGTATGCGTTATTTTAACGCCTGGTGTTTATAATTCTGCTTATTATGAACATTGTTTTTTAGCCAAACAGATGGGGATTCTTTTAGTAGAAGGACGCGATTTGTTTGTTGAAAATGATTTCGTTTACATGAAAACCATCTATGGGATTGAAAAAGTTGATGTTATTTATAGAAGGGTAGACGATTTATATATAGACCCTCTAGTTTTTAAAGCAGATTCCTTGTTAGGGGTTCCTGGTCTGTTTTCGGTGTATTTAAAAGGTAATGTAGCTCTTGTTAATGCACCGGGAACAGGTGTTGCCGACGATAAAGCCATTTATACCTACATGCCCGAAATTATTAAATATTACCTCGATGAAGATCCCATTTTAAACAACGTACATACTTATCATTGCAGTCGAAAAAACGAATTGAATTATGTGCTGGAAAATATAGATAAATTAGTTGTAAAACCCGTAGATGAATCTGGGGGATATGGCATATCTATAGGTAATAAATTAACTAAAGATGAGATTGAAAAGGTAAAAGAAAACATTAAAAAGGATCCAAGAAAATACATCGCACAGCCTATCATGTCTTTATCTACGCACCCTACTTATATTGATGATAATGAGTCTTTTGAATCCAGACATGTCGATTTAAGAACATTTACACTTTTAGGAAAGGATATTAATTTTGTATTAAAAGGTGGGTTAACAAGGGTAGCACTAAAAAAAGGCAATTTGGTTGTAAATTCATCACAAGGCGGAGGGTCAAAAGACACTTGGGTATTAAAAAAATAG
- a CDS encoding cold-shock protein: MAKSQVTFNKIEKEKKRLKKREEKQKKKEARRAEAKENPQGIQFAYVDFNGNLTDTPPDPAMREKIEAESIELGIPKKEDREEEEPVAKEGKVSFFDHSKGFGFIIDSVNQEKYFVHISGTLEPIEENDKVTYELERGQKGMNAVQVKKI, translated from the coding sequence ATGGCAAAATCGCAAGTTACCTTTAACAAAATTGAAAAAGAAAAGAAACGTTTAAAAAAACGTGAGGAAAAGCAAAAAAAGAAAGAAGCTCGAAGAGCGGAAGCTAAAGAAAACCCACAAGGGATTCAATTTGCTTACGTTGATTTTAACGGGAATCTAACAGACACACCTCCAGATCCTGCAATGCGTGAAAAGATTGAGGCCGAATCCATTGAATTAGGAATTCCTAAAAAAGAAGATCGCGAAGAAGAAGAGCCAGTTGCAAAAGAAGGTAAAGTGTCTTTCTTTGATCATTCTAAAGGTTTCGGATTTATTATTGATAGTGTGAATCAGGAAAAATATTTTGTTCATATAAGCGGTACTTTAGAGCCTATTGAGGAAAATGATAAAGTGACTTACGAGCTAGAACGTGGTCAAAAAGGCATGAACGCCGTTCAAGTAAAAAAGATTTAA